The following coding sequences are from one Panthera leo isolate Ple1 chromosome E1, P.leo_Ple1_pat1.1, whole genome shotgun sequence window:
- the PROCA1 gene encoding protein PROCA1 isoform X3 yields the protein MAGGRKGVLLLLPLCTLSDVNRLPSWERRHLLAGVASSTDASTFSEGEFKDPDRCCWKHKQCTRHIIHPFTPDCGHRSLHLHSVSHCDCDSRVKDCSEKANSSSSRDVGPTCSRDVGSTCLNIIQSPCFELIPEEKCVQRFWYGWCKSYRPVSVAVIHHPIHHDCGADNLNEEEEEEEEGEEEEEEEGSKPPIPTQVGPATTPADTGMGAVTGTLDSAAPITIWRSESPTGKSQGNKVIKKVKKKKEKEKDKEEETDEKAKLKKKAKKGKLIKKKSPVKSESPPPDLIRSISPRELARMSESSPDSREDLESEDSYNDPRREEPSSEDIVESSLPRKRENAAQAKKPRAKASPVKKVKRKSPPASNPNLS from the exons ATGGCTGGTGGGAGGAAAGGGGTGCTGCTGCTGTTGCCACTCTGTACTCTCTCAGATGTAAACAGGTTACCCAGCTGGGAGAGACGACACCTGCTGGCTGGCGTGGCGTCTAGCACTGATGCGTCTACCTTCTCCGAAG GTGAATTCAAGGACCCGGACAGGTGCTGCTGGAAACACAAACAGTGCACCAGGCACATCATCCACCCCTTCACCCCTGACTGTGGCCACCGTAGCCTGCACCTGCACTCTGTCAGCCACTGCGACTGTGATTCTAG GGTGAAGGACTGCTCAGAGAAGGCCAACAGCAGCAGCTCCCGAGACGTAGGCCCAACCTGCTCCCGAGATGTGGGCTCAACATGTTTAAACATCATCCAGTCCCCTTGCTTTGAGCTCATCCCAGAGGAAAAGTGTGTGCAGCGGTTCTGGTATGGCTG gtgCAAAAGCTATAGGCCTGTCTCTGTGGCAGTGATCCACCATCCCATCCACCATGACTGTGGGGCAGACAATCtgaatgaagaggaggaggaggaggaggagggggaggaagaggaggaggaagagggaagcaaGCCTCCCATCCCGACCCAGGTGGGGCCTGCCACCACACCCGCTGACACAGGCATGGGCGCAGTCACAGGTACCCTGGACTCAGCAGCTCCCATCACTATCTGGCGCTCTGAGAGCCCCACAGGGAAGTCCCAGGGCAATAAAGTGATCAagaaggtaaagaagaaaaaagaaaaagagaaagacaaagaggaggagacagatgaGAAGGCAAAGCTGAAGAAAAAAGCCAAGAAGGGCAAACTGATTAAGAAGAAAAGCCCAGTTAAATCGGAATCTCCACCTCCAGACTTGATCCGATCAATAAGCCCAAGAGAGTTGGCCAGGATGTCAGAGTCCAGCCCAGACAGCCGGGAAGACCTGGAGAGTGAGGACAGTTACAATGACCCCAGGCGGGAGGAACCCTCCAGCGAGGACATCGTGGAGTCTTCATTgcccaggaagagagagaacgcGGCCCAGGCTAAGAAACCCAGGGCGAAGGCCTCACCAGTCAAGAAGGTCAAGAGGAAATCTCCCCCAGCATCAAACCCCAATCTCAGTTGA
- the PROCA1 gene encoding protein PROCA1 isoform X4, producing the protein MSITYVNRLPSWERRHLLAGVASSTDASTFSEGEFKDPDRCCWKHKQCTRHIIHPFTPDCGHRSLHLHSVSHCDCDSRVKDCSEKANSSSSRDVGPTCSRDVGSTCLNIIQSPCFELIPEEKCVQRFWYGWCKSYRPVSVAVIHHPIHHDCGADNLNEEEEEEEEGEEEEEEEGSKPPIPTQVGPATTPADTGMGAVTGTLDSAAPITIWRSESPTGKSQGNKVIKKVKKKKEKEKDKEEETDEKAKLKKKAKKGKLIKKKSPVKSESPPPDLIRSISPRELARMSESSPDSREDLESEDSYNDPRREEPSSEDIVESSLPRKRENAAQAKKPRAKASPVKKVKRKSPPASNPNLS; encoded by the exons ATGAGCATCACCT ATGTAAACAGGTTACCCAGCTGGGAGAGACGACACCTGCTGGCTGGCGTGGCGTCTAGCACTGATGCGTCTACCTTCTCCGAAG GTGAATTCAAGGACCCGGACAGGTGCTGCTGGAAACACAAACAGTGCACCAGGCACATCATCCACCCCTTCACCCCTGACTGTGGCCACCGTAGCCTGCACCTGCACTCTGTCAGCCACTGCGACTGTGATTCTAG GGTGAAGGACTGCTCAGAGAAGGCCAACAGCAGCAGCTCCCGAGACGTAGGCCCAACCTGCTCCCGAGATGTGGGCTCAACATGTTTAAACATCATCCAGTCCCCTTGCTTTGAGCTCATCCCAGAGGAAAAGTGTGTGCAGCGGTTCTGGTATGGCTG gtgCAAAAGCTATAGGCCTGTCTCTGTGGCAGTGATCCACCATCCCATCCACCATGACTGTGGGGCAGACAATCtgaatgaagaggaggaggaggaggaggagggggaggaagaggaggaggaagagggaagcaaGCCTCCCATCCCGACCCAGGTGGGGCCTGCCACCACACCCGCTGACACAGGCATGGGCGCAGTCACAGGTACCCTGGACTCAGCAGCTCCCATCACTATCTGGCGCTCTGAGAGCCCCACAGGGAAGTCCCAGGGCAATAAAGTGATCAagaaggtaaagaagaaaaaagaaaaagagaaagacaaagaggaggagacagatgaGAAGGCAAAGCTGAAGAAAAAAGCCAAGAAGGGCAAACTGATTAAGAAGAAAAGCCCAGTTAAATCGGAATCTCCACCTCCAGACTTGATCCGATCAATAAGCCCAAGAGAGTTGGCCAGGATGTCAGAGTCCAGCCCAGACAGCCGGGAAGACCTGGAGAGTGAGGACAGTTACAATGACCCCAGGCGGGAGGAACCCTCCAGCGAGGACATCGTGGAGTCTTCATTgcccaggaagagagagaacgcGGCCCAGGCTAAGAAACCCAGGGCGAAGGCCTCACCAGTCAAGAAGGTCAAGAGGAAATCTCCCCCAGCATCAAACCCCAATCTCAGTTGA
- the PROCA1 gene encoding protein PROCA1 isoform X2: MWVRTTLTTERWTKEKAKDNTSAWDENSTDVNRLPSWERRHLLAGVASSTDASTFSEGEFKDPDRCCWKHKQCTRHIIHPFTPDCGHRSLHLHSVSHCDCDSRVKDCSEKANSSSSRDVGPTCSRDVGSTCLNIIQSPCFELIPEEKCVQRFWCKSYRPVSVAVIHHPIHHDCGADNLNEEEEEEEEGEEEEEEEGSKPPIPTQVGPATTPADTGMGAVTGTLDSAAPITIWRSESPTGKSQGNKVIKKVKKKKEKEKDKEEETDEKAKLKKKAKKGKLIKKKSPVKSESPPPDLIRSISPRELARMSESSPDSREDLESEDSYNDPRREEPSSEDIVESSLPRKRENAAQAKKPRAKASPVKKVKRKSPPASNPNLS, encoded by the exons ATGTGGGTCAGGACGACACTGACGACTGAAAGGTGGACTAAGGAAAAGGCTAAGGACAATACCAGCGCCTGGGATGAGAACAGCACTG ATGTAAACAGGTTACCCAGCTGGGAGAGACGACACCTGCTGGCTGGCGTGGCGTCTAGCACTGATGCGTCTACCTTCTCCGAAG GTGAATTCAAGGACCCGGACAGGTGCTGCTGGAAACACAAACAGTGCACCAGGCACATCATCCACCCCTTCACCCCTGACTGTGGCCACCGTAGCCTGCACCTGCACTCTGTCAGCCACTGCGACTGTGATTCTAG GGTGAAGGACTGCTCAGAGAAGGCCAACAGCAGCAGCTCCCGAGACGTAGGCCCAACCTGCTCCCGAGATGTGGGCTCAACATGTTTAAACATCATCCAGTCCCCTTGCTTTGAGCTCATCCCAGAGGAAAAGTGTGTGCAGCGGTTCTG gtgCAAAAGCTATAGGCCTGTCTCTGTGGCAGTGATCCACCATCCCATCCACCATGACTGTGGGGCAGACAATCtgaatgaagaggaggaggaggaggaggagggggaggaagaggaggaggaagagggaagcaaGCCTCCCATCCCGACCCAGGTGGGGCCTGCCACCACACCCGCTGACACAGGCATGGGCGCAGTCACAGGTACCCTGGACTCAGCAGCTCCCATCACTATCTGGCGCTCTGAGAGCCCCACAGGGAAGTCCCAGGGCAATAAAGTGATCAagaaggtaaagaagaaaaaagaaaaagagaaagacaaagaggaggagacagatgaGAAGGCAAAGCTGAAGAAAAAAGCCAAGAAGGGCAAACTGATTAAGAAGAAAAGCCCAGTTAAATCGGAATCTCCACCTCCAGACTTGATCCGATCAATAAGCCCAAGAGAGTTGGCCAGGATGTCAGAGTCCAGCCCAGACAGCCGGGAAGACCTGGAGAGTGAGGACAGTTACAATGACCCCAGGCGGGAGGAACCCTCCAGCGAGGACATCGTGGAGTCTTCATTgcccaggaagagagagaacgcGGCCCAGGCTAAGAAACCCAGGGCGAAGGCCTCACCAGTCAAGAAGGTCAAGAGGAAATCTCCCCCAGCATCAAACCCCAATCTCAGTTGA
- the PROCA1 gene encoding protein PROCA1 isoform X1, with protein sequence MWVRTTLTTERWTKEKAKDNTSAWDENSTDVNRLPSWERRHLLAGVASSTDASTFSEGEFKDPDRCCWKHKQCTRHIIHPFTPDCGHRSLHLHSVSHCDCDSRVKDCSEKANSSSSRDVGPTCSRDVGSTCLNIIQSPCFELIPEEKCVQRFWYGWCKSYRPVSVAVIHHPIHHDCGADNLNEEEEEEEEGEEEEEEEGSKPPIPTQVGPATTPADTGMGAVTGTLDSAAPITIWRSESPTGKSQGNKVIKKVKKKKEKEKDKEEETDEKAKLKKKAKKGKLIKKKSPVKSESPPPDLIRSISPRELARMSESSPDSREDLESEDSYNDPRREEPSSEDIVESSLPRKRENAAQAKKPRAKASPVKKVKRKSPPASNPNLS encoded by the exons ATGTGGGTCAGGACGACACTGACGACTGAAAGGTGGACTAAGGAAAAGGCTAAGGACAATACCAGCGCCTGGGATGAGAACAGCACTG ATGTAAACAGGTTACCCAGCTGGGAGAGACGACACCTGCTGGCTGGCGTGGCGTCTAGCACTGATGCGTCTACCTTCTCCGAAG GTGAATTCAAGGACCCGGACAGGTGCTGCTGGAAACACAAACAGTGCACCAGGCACATCATCCACCCCTTCACCCCTGACTGTGGCCACCGTAGCCTGCACCTGCACTCTGTCAGCCACTGCGACTGTGATTCTAG GGTGAAGGACTGCTCAGAGAAGGCCAACAGCAGCAGCTCCCGAGACGTAGGCCCAACCTGCTCCCGAGATGTGGGCTCAACATGTTTAAACATCATCCAGTCCCCTTGCTTTGAGCTCATCCCAGAGGAAAAGTGTGTGCAGCGGTTCTGGTATGGCTG gtgCAAAAGCTATAGGCCTGTCTCTGTGGCAGTGATCCACCATCCCATCCACCATGACTGTGGGGCAGACAATCtgaatgaagaggaggaggaggaggaggagggggaggaagaggaggaggaagagggaagcaaGCCTCCCATCCCGACCCAGGTGGGGCCTGCCACCACACCCGCTGACACAGGCATGGGCGCAGTCACAGGTACCCTGGACTCAGCAGCTCCCATCACTATCTGGCGCTCTGAGAGCCCCACAGGGAAGTCCCAGGGCAATAAAGTGATCAagaaggtaaagaagaaaaaagaaaaagagaaagacaaagaggaggagacagatgaGAAGGCAAAGCTGAAGAAAAAAGCCAAGAAGGGCAAACTGATTAAGAAGAAAAGCCCAGTTAAATCGGAATCTCCACCTCCAGACTTGATCCGATCAATAAGCCCAAGAGAGTTGGCCAGGATGTCAGAGTCCAGCCCAGACAGCCGGGAAGACCTGGAGAGTGAGGACAGTTACAATGACCCCAGGCGGGAGGAACCCTCCAGCGAGGACATCGTGGAGTCTTCATTgcccaggaagagagagaacgcGGCCCAGGCTAAGAAACCCAGGGCGAAGGCCTCACCAGTCAAGAAGGTCAAGAGGAAATCTCCCCCAGCATCAAACCCCAATCTCAGTTGA
- the PROCA1 gene encoding protein PROCA1 isoform X5, whose protein sequence is MWVRTTLTTERWTKEKAKDNTSAWDENSTDVNRLPSWERRHLLAGVASSTDASTFSEGEFKDPDRCCWKHKQCTRHIIHPFTPDCGHRSLHLHSVSHCDCDSRCKSYRPVSVAVIHHPIHHDCGADNLNEEEEEEEEGEEEEEEEGSKPPIPTQVGPATTPADTGMGAVTGTLDSAAPITIWRSESPTGKSQGNKVIKKVKKKKEKEKDKEEETDEKAKLKKKAKKGKLIKKKSPVKSESPPPDLIRSISPRELARMSESSPDSREDLESEDSYNDPRREEPSSEDIVESSLPRKRENAAQAKKPRAKASPVKKVKRKSPPASNPNLS, encoded by the exons ATGTGGGTCAGGACGACACTGACGACTGAAAGGTGGACTAAGGAAAAGGCTAAGGACAATACCAGCGCCTGGGATGAGAACAGCACTG ATGTAAACAGGTTACCCAGCTGGGAGAGACGACACCTGCTGGCTGGCGTGGCGTCTAGCACTGATGCGTCTACCTTCTCCGAAG GTGAATTCAAGGACCCGGACAGGTGCTGCTGGAAACACAAACAGTGCACCAGGCACATCATCCACCCCTTCACCCCTGACTGTGGCCACCGTAGCCTGCACCTGCACTCTGTCAGCCACTGCGACTGTGATTCTAG gtgCAAAAGCTATAGGCCTGTCTCTGTGGCAGTGATCCACCATCCCATCCACCATGACTGTGGGGCAGACAATCtgaatgaagaggaggaggaggaggaggagggggaggaagaggaggaggaagagggaagcaaGCCTCCCATCCCGACCCAGGTGGGGCCTGCCACCACACCCGCTGACACAGGCATGGGCGCAGTCACAGGTACCCTGGACTCAGCAGCTCCCATCACTATCTGGCGCTCTGAGAGCCCCACAGGGAAGTCCCAGGGCAATAAAGTGATCAagaaggtaaagaagaaaaaagaaaaagagaaagacaaagaggaggagacagatgaGAAGGCAAAGCTGAAGAAAAAAGCCAAGAAGGGCAAACTGATTAAGAAGAAAAGCCCAGTTAAATCGGAATCTCCACCTCCAGACTTGATCCGATCAATAAGCCCAAGAGAGTTGGCCAGGATGTCAGAGTCCAGCCCAGACAGCCGGGAAGACCTGGAGAGTGAGGACAGTTACAATGACCCCAGGCGGGAGGAACCCTCCAGCGAGGACATCGTGGAGTCTTCATTgcccaggaagagagagaacgcGGCCCAGGCTAAGAAACCCAGGGCGAAGGCCTCACCAGTCAAGAAGGTCAAGAGGAAATCTCCCCCAGCATCAAACCCCAATCTCAGTTGA